The Amycolatopsis endophytica genome includes the window GCTCGACGGTGCGGAGGCGATGGTGCGTGACGTCGCCGCCCGCGTCCCGGTCGCGCTCGCGTCCTCCGCCGCGCGCCGGGTCATCGACGCGGTGCTGGAGACGCACGGGCTGACCGGGGAGTTCCAGGCCACCGTGTCCAGCGCGGAGGTCCCGCGCGGCAAACCCAGCCCGGACGTCTACGCCGAGGCCGCGTCCCGCCTCGGCTTCCGCGGCGAGCAGTGCCTCGGCGTCGAGGACTCCAGCAACGGCATCCGCGCCGCCGCGGCCGCCGGGCTCACGGTGATCGCGCTGCCCAACCCGACGTACCCGCCGAAGCCGGACGCGCTGGAGCTGGCCGCGCGGGTCGCGGAGTCCAACCACGACGTCCGGAAGCTGCTGCTGGCCTACCTCGCCGGGGAGCTGGTGCGCTCATGACCACGCTGGGAACGGCCGCGACGTTCAAACGGGACTGGCTGGACGGCTTCGTCACCGCCTACGGCCGTGAGGTTCGCAAGGTGCCCGGCGCCTACGGCGTGCTCGGCCGCGGTGTACCCCGCCAGGGCAAGGTCGCGGTGGTCATCGGCGGTGGCTGCGGGCACTACCCGGCCTTCGCCGGGCTGGTCGGTCCCGGGCTGGCCGACGCGGCGGTGGTCGGTGACGTGTTCACCAGCCCGAGTGCCGAGCAGGTCTACCGCACCGCACGGGCCGCCGAGGCGGGCGCCGGAGTCCTGTTCGCCTACGGCAACTACGCGGGCGACGTCCTGCACTTCGGTCTCGCCGCGCGCCGCCTGGCCGCAGAGGGCATCCAGAGCCGCACCATCCTGGTCACCGACGACATCGCCAGCGGTCCGGCCGACGCGCCGGAGAAACGCCGTGGCGTGGCCGGTGACTTCATCGTCTTCAAGGTCGCCGGTGCCGCGGCCGAGCGCGGTGACGACCTCGCCGGGGTGCACGCGGCGGCGGTCAGGGCCAACGCGAACACCCGCACGTTCGGTGTCGCCTTCGGCGGCTGCACGCTGCCGGGCGCGGAGCAGCCGCTGTTCACGGTCGGTGAGTCCGAAATGGAGCTGGGGCTGGGCATCCATGGTGAGCCGGGCGTCCGCACGGTCGGCCGCCTCGGCGCCGCGGAGCTGGCCGACGAGCTGGTCGACGGTCTGCTGCCCGAGCTGCCGCCGGGCGACGGCCGGGTCGCGGTGCTGGTCAACGGGCTGGGCCGGACGAAGTACGAAGAGATGTTCGTGACCTACGGCCGCATCCACGAGCGCCTGGCCGCCGCGGGCCACACCCCGGTGCACACGGAGGTCGGCGAGTTCGTCACGTCGCTGGACATGGCCGGGGTGTCGCTGTCGGTCCTGGTGCTGGACGACGAGCTGGCCGAACTGTACGGAGCACCGTGCGACACCCCCGGCTACCGCAGCGGCGGCGCCATCTTCGAGCCGGTCGCCCTGTCGTCCACTGTGGACAAGCAGCTGGACCGGCCGGAGGGCGACGGCATCGAGGTCGTCGACCGCGTGCTGACCGCGGCCATGCGCAGCATCGAGGAGAACGAGCACGAGCTGGGCCGCCTGGACGCGGTCGCCGCGGACGGTGACCACGGGCTGGGCATGACCCGCGGGATCCGGGCCGCCGTCTCGGCCGCGCGCGAAGCGGCCGGTTCCCCGGTCGCCGACACGTTGCTGGCCGCCGGAACCGCTCTCGCCGATGCCGCGGGCGGTGCGTCGGGGGCCCTGTACGGAGTCCTGCTCGCCGAAACGGGCGCCGGGCTGCGGGCCGACGAGATCACGACGGCCGTCGTCGCCGACGCCGTGGACGGTGCGGTGCGGGCGTTCACCGAGCTGGGCAAGGCCGAGCTGGGCGAGAAAACCATGCTCGACGCGATCGAGCCGTTCCGGCAGGCGCTGCGCAAGCAGGCCGAAGCCGGTGCCGCGCTGCCGGACGCGTGGCGCAAGGCCGCGCAGGCGGCCACGCTCGCCGCCGAGGAGACCGCGAACCTGGTGCCCGCCAAGGGACGCGCGGCCCGGCTGGCGCAGCGCAGCAAGGGGCACGCCGACCCGGGCGCGACCTCGTTCGCCCTGATCGTCACGGCGATCGGGGAAGCACTGGACAAGGAGGGGAACTGATGCGGGTCGTGGTGGCCGCGGACAACGCGGGCGTGCTGCTGAAGAACGAAGTGCGGGAGCTGCTGCGTGCCGACGAGCGGGTCACCGAGGTGATCGACCTCGGGGTCGACAGCCCGGACGACGACCGCGCGTACCCGATCTTCGGCCTGGCCGCGGCGGAGAAGATCGCGAACGGCGAGGCCGAGCGCGGCGTCCTGGTCTGCGGCACCGGTATCGGCGTGGCGATCTCGGCGAACAAGGTGCCGGGTGTGCGCGCGACCGTCGCGCACGATTCATACTCTGCCGAGCGGTCCGTGAAGTCGAACAACTGCCAGATCATCACGTTCGGCGCCCGGGTCATCGGAGCCGAACTGGCGAAGAAGATCGTCACCGAATGGCTGGGATACGAGTTCGACCCCGGTTCGCCCAGCGCGGCCAAGGTCGCCCACATCACCGACTACGAGAAGGTCCACGCGGCCAGCTGAGGCCCGGCGGGTTCAAGGAGGAGCCAAAGTGCGCGTTCTGTGCGCGGGAGACGAGTTCGTCGGCAACAACCTGCTGGCCGACGCGGTCCGGGCCGAGGTGCCTGCCGAGCCCGAGTTCGCCGAGCTGTCGCTGCCGTGGCCGGTCGAGCCGTTCGGGCCGGTCGGCGGGGTGCACGAGGCCAGCGGCACCGAGGACCAGGTCATCGAGGCCCTCGCCGGTGCCGAGGTCGCGGTCACCCAGATGGCGCCGTTCACCAAGAAGGTCTTCGCCGCCGCGCCCGGCCTCAAGCTGGTCTCGGTATGCCGGGGCGGGCCGGTGAACGTCGACCTCCCGGCAGCCACCGAGGCGGGCGTCGCGGTCACGTACGCGCCGGGGCGCAACGCGACCGCCGCCGCCGAGTTCGCGATCGGCATGATCCTCGCCGCCATGCGCCGCATCTCGACATCGTCGGCGGAGCTGCTGGGCGGCACCTGGCGCGGCGACTACTACGCCTACCCGAACGCCGGTCTGGAGCTGGAGGGCACCACCGTCGGCCTGGTCGGTTACGGCGCCATCGGCTCGCGCGTGGCCAAGGTGCTGGTGGCGTTCGGGTCGAAGGTGCTGGTCGCGGACCCGTACGCGCAGCGCGAACAGATCGCCGCGGACGGCGCCGAACTGGTCGAGCTGGAGGACCTGTTGCGCCGCTGCTCCGTGGTGAGCCTGCACGCGAGGCTGACCGACGAGACGCGCCACCTGATCAACGGCGAGCGTCTGGCGCTGCTGCCCGAAGGCGCGGTGCTGGTCAACTCCGCTCGTGGCGGGCTGTTGGACTACGCGCCGCTGCCCGGTCTGCTCAAGTCCGGACGACTGGGTGCGCTCGCCCTCGACGTGTACGACGTCGAGCCGCCGCCCGCGGACTGGGCGCTACGTGACGCCCCGAACGTCATCGCGACACCGCACCTCGCGGGCGCCAGCCGCCAGACCGCGGAGCGTGCCGCGCGGATCGTCGCCGCCGAGGTCGGCCGCTACGCGCGTGGGGAGCAGCTGGCCAACGTCGCCAACCCGGATGTGCTGCGATGATCATCGGCGTCGACATCGGTACTTCACTGACGAAGGCCGTCGTCTTCGACGAGGTCGGGGTGTCGCTGCACCAGGCATGCACGCCGTCCGAGGTGCACCACCTGCCGGGCGGCCTGGTCGAGCAGGACCTCGACCAGGTCATCGGCACGGTCGCGACCGTCGTGCGCGAGGTCGCGGCGCGGCTGGACGCGCCGGTCACCGCGCTCGCGCTGACGGGACAGGGCGACGGCGTGTGGCTGCGCGACGAGGACGGCAACG containing:
- a CDS encoding HAD family hydrolase, whose amino-acid sequence is MGFAAVVFDLDGVLVESEHLWEENWVAYAAAHGVEWTPADTGTVQGMSAPEWAAYLAERSGTPETPEQVEKAVVDGMIASIAAGEAPLLDGAEAMVRDVAARVPVALASSAARRVIDAVLETHGLTGEFQATVSSAEVPRGKPSPDVYAEAASRLGFRGEQCLGVEDSSNGIRAAAAAGLTVIALPNPTYPPKPDALELAARVAESNHDVRKLLLAYLAGELVRS
- a CDS encoding ribose-5-phosphate isomerase, which encodes MRVVVAADNAGVLLKNEVRELLRADERVTEVIDLGVDSPDDDRAYPIFGLAAAEKIANGEAERGVLVCGTGIGVAISANKVPGVRATVAHDSYSAERSVKSNNCQIITFGARVIGAELAKKIVTEWLGYEFDPGSPSAAKVAHITDYEKVHAAS
- the dhaL gene encoding dihydroxyacetone kinase subunit DhaL; the protein is MTTLGTAATFKRDWLDGFVTAYGREVRKVPGAYGVLGRGVPRQGKVAVVIGGGCGHYPAFAGLVGPGLADAAVVGDVFTSPSAEQVYRTARAAEAGAGVLFAYGNYAGDVLHFGLAARRLAAEGIQSRTILVTDDIASGPADAPEKRRGVAGDFIVFKVAGAAAERGDDLAGVHAAAVRANANTRTFGVAFGGCTLPGAEQPLFTVGESEMELGLGIHGEPGVRTVGRLGAAELADELVDGLLPELPPGDGRVAVLVNGLGRTKYEEMFVTYGRIHERLAAAGHTPVHTEVGEFVTSLDMAGVSLSVLVLDDELAELYGAPCDTPGYRSGGAIFEPVALSSTVDKQLDRPEGDGIEVVDRVLTAAMRSIEENEHELGRLDAVAADGDHGLGMTRGIRAAVSAAREAAGSPVADTLLAAGTALADAAGGASGALYGVLLAETGAGLRADEITTAVVADAVDGAVRAFTELGKAELGEKTMLDAIEPFRQALRKQAEAGAALPDAWRKAAQAATLAAEETANLVPAKGRAARLAQRSKGHADPGATSFALIVTAIGEALDKEGN
- a CDS encoding 2-hydroxyacid dehydrogenase, whose product is MRVLCAGDEFVGNNLLADAVRAEVPAEPEFAELSLPWPVEPFGPVGGVHEASGTEDQVIEALAGAEVAVTQMAPFTKKVFAAAPGLKLVSVCRGGPVNVDLPAATEAGVAVTYAPGRNATAAAEFAIGMILAAMRRISTSSAELLGGTWRGDYYAYPNAGLELEGTTVGLVGYGAIGSRVAKVLVAFGSKVLVADPYAQREQIAADGAELVELEDLLRRCSVVSLHARLTDETRHLINGERLALLPEGAVLVNSARGGLLDYAPLPGLLKSGRLGALALDVYDVEPPPADWALRDAPNVIATPHLAGASRQTAERAARIVAAEVGRYARGEQLANVANPDVLR